A genome region from Ferviditalea candida includes the following:
- a CDS encoding CoA-acylating methylmalonate-semialdehyde dehydrogenase — MNATDEVKKLSNYINGQWVESGTERYDDVPNPATGELLCRVPISTRGDLELAVQAAKQAFKTWSKVPVPKRARILFKYQQLLVDHWEELARMVTLENGKSYEEAYGEVLRGIECVEFAAGVPTLMMGSVLPDIASEIESAMYRYPVGVVGGITPFNFPMMVPSWMFPLAIACGNTFVLKPSERTPMLANRLAELFAEAGLPDGVLNIVHGAHDVVNGLLAHPDVRAISFVGSQPVAEYVYKTGTAHGKRVQALAGAKNHSIVMPDADLDHAVTQIITAAYGSAGERCMAASVVVTVGGIADELVQRLAQAADGLNMGNGLEEGVFLGPLIREAHKQRTIQYIEAGENQGAVLIRDGRQDDRTHGPGYFLGPTLFDGVTTEMKIWQDEIFAPVLSIVRVNTLDEAIELTNESPFANGACLYTRSAANIRKFREEIDAGMLGVNLAVPAPMAFFPFSGWKNSFYGDLHANGKDGVEFYTRKKMITARYN, encoded by the coding sequence ATGAACGCAACCGACGAAGTTAAGAAACTATCAAACTATATCAACGGACAATGGGTCGAATCCGGCACAGAGCGATACGACGATGTTCCCAATCCCGCCACCGGGGAATTGCTTTGCCGGGTTCCGATCTCAACCCGCGGCGATCTTGAGCTGGCCGTTCAGGCGGCCAAACAAGCGTTCAAGACCTGGAGCAAGGTTCCGGTCCCCAAAAGAGCGCGCATTCTGTTCAAGTATCAGCAGCTGCTCGTGGACCATTGGGAGGAGCTCGCCAGAATGGTCACTCTGGAAAACGGCAAGAGCTACGAGGAAGCCTATGGCGAAGTGCTGCGCGGCATTGAGTGTGTGGAATTCGCCGCAGGCGTCCCCACGCTCATGATGGGCTCGGTGCTGCCGGACATCGCCAGCGAGATCGAGTCCGCCATGTACCGTTATCCGGTCGGCGTTGTCGGCGGGATTACCCCCTTCAATTTTCCGATGATGGTTCCCAGTTGGATGTTTCCGCTGGCGATCGCCTGCGGAAACACGTTCGTCCTGAAGCCTTCGGAACGCACGCCGATGCTGGCCAACCGACTGGCCGAGCTGTTTGCTGAAGCCGGGCTGCCCGACGGAGTGCTCAACATCGTCCACGGTGCTCATGATGTGGTCAACGGTCTGTTGGCCCACCCGGACGTGCGGGCGATCTCCTTTGTCGGCTCCCAGCCGGTCGCCGAATACGTCTACAAAACAGGAACTGCTCACGGAAAACGGGTGCAAGCGCTGGCCGGCGCGAAAAACCACTCGATCGTCATGCCAGATGCCGATTTGGACCATGCAGTCACACAGATTATCACCGCGGCATACGGTTCCGCCGGCGAGAGATGCATGGCCGCTTCCGTCGTCGTGACGGTTGGGGGGATCGCGGACGAGCTGGTACAGCGCCTGGCCCAGGCTGCGGACGGTCTCAACATGGGCAACGGCCTGGAGGAAGGCGTTTTTCTCGGGCCGCTCATCCGTGAAGCTCATAAGCAAAGGACCATCCAGTACATTGAGGCCGGGGAAAATCAGGGCGCTGTTCTCATCCGGGACGGCAGACAGGATGATCGGACCCACGGTCCCGGATATTTCTTGGGGCCTACCCTGTTCGACGGGGTCACCACCGAAATGAAAATTTGGCAGGATGAAATCTTTGCTCCGGTTTTGTCCATTGTTAGAGTGAACACGCTTGATGAAGCCATTGAATTGACCAATGAATCGCCGTTCGCCAACGGCGCATGCCTTTATACGCGGAGCGCGGCGAACATCCGCAAGTTCCGTGAAGAAATCGACGCAGGCATGCTCGGCGTAAATCTCGCGGTCCCCGCTCCGATGGCGTTCTTCCCTTTCTCAGGCTGGAAAAATTCGTTCTACGGGGACCTGCATGCCAACGGCAAGGACGGAGTCGAGTTTTATACCCGTAAAAAAATGATTACGGCGCGTTATAATTAA
- a CDS encoding PucR family transcriptional regulator → MESEFIIRINDILDRPIFRNCKVVAGRNGLWRRIRWVHILEVSQVDMLIHGEEMILSTGVGLAGETSKEEYLEKLIHNGASCLCIEQGKYFEHVTPEMIKIADENNFPLIIFTEKVRFVDITQDLHSLIINRHHQMLEQLEIISRELYTSTLTSQANTNILKILHSSTKADVYFLPLHGKAQCVPVNVRDDNKKQTVRQLGAKISEQTGQPLIQWKEGERYFLMQEVGAMGQIWGYLSLCFEEKLPGEFDLLVLDRAALSLAQDLLRKRYVEERKLHSEHIWVDDLINGRIRNEEQIQSYLGKKASDLSNVEYKVCLIEYFENNEGEPEMFEEDPEALRFHISLLVRSSFESHGFLPYLTAKGNQLIVIATNRVPGSSPNERLNKVIDSLLALKEERKKLGRPIDMRIGFGRTYKKWIEATNSYLEAKYVLKVQSLAWKKTNYYYEDIGIFRLMLNLENEAALEDFVADYLGPLIEYERVKGGDLLHTLKVYLDNDGSKQATSQELFIVRQTIYHRLEKIKELLGEDFMLPEKRLSIEVALRAYLLLHRETQS, encoded by the coding sequence TTGGAATCGGAATTCATTATACGGATCAACGATATATTGGACAGGCCGATTTTCAGAAACTGCAAAGTGGTTGCGGGGCGGAACGGTTTGTGGAGGAGAATTCGCTGGGTTCATATTTTGGAAGTGTCGCAGGTTGACATGCTGATCCATGGCGAGGAGATGATTCTATCCACCGGCGTAGGATTGGCGGGGGAGACGTCGAAAGAAGAGTACCTTGAGAAATTGATCCATAACGGAGCTTCCTGTCTGTGCATTGAGCAGGGGAAGTACTTTGAGCATGTGACGCCGGAAATGATAAAAATCGCCGACGAGAACAATTTTCCGCTGATCATATTTACCGAAAAAGTAAGATTCGTCGATATTACTCAAGATCTTCACTCCTTAATCATCAATCGGCATCATCAAATGCTGGAGCAATTAGAGATAATATCAAGAGAATTGTACACATCAACCCTGACCTCGCAGGCCAATACGAACATATTAAAAATCTTGCACAGCAGCACGAAAGCGGATGTGTATTTCCTTCCCCTGCATGGAAAAGCGCAATGCGTTCCGGTCAACGTGAGAGATGACAACAAGAAACAAACGGTACGGCAATTGGGAGCGAAAATAAGTGAACAAACCGGGCAGCCCCTGATTCAGTGGAAAGAAGGGGAACGTTATTTTCTCATGCAAGAAGTCGGCGCAATGGGACAAATCTGGGGTTATCTTTCCTTGTGCTTTGAGGAAAAGCTGCCGGGCGAATTCGATCTCCTCGTGCTGGATAGGGCCGCGCTGTCGCTGGCCCAGGATCTGCTGAGAAAAAGATATGTCGAAGAACGAAAACTCCATTCTGAACATATCTGGGTTGATGATTTGATAAACGGAAGAATCCGGAACGAGGAACAAATCCAATCTTATCTAGGAAAGAAGGCCTCCGATTTATCCAATGTGGAGTACAAAGTATGTCTGATCGAATATTTTGAGAACAATGAAGGCGAACCGGAAATGTTTGAAGAAGATCCGGAAGCCCTGCGTTTTCACATTTCGCTGCTCGTCCGTTCGAGCTTCGAATCCCATGGTTTTCTCCCCTATTTGACGGCGAAAGGCAACCAATTGATTGTCATCGCCACTAACCGGGTGCCCGGTTCCTCTCCCAACGAGAGATTGAACAAAGTTATCGATTCTCTGCTCGCGCTGAAAGAGGAAAGGAAAAAATTGGGAAGGCCCATAGATATGCGGATCGGCTTCGGACGCACCTATAAGAAATGGATTGAGGCAACCAACAGTTATTTGGAAGCGAAATACGTACTGAAGGTCCAGTCGCTCGCATGGAAAAAAACAAATTATTATTATGAAGATATCGGTATTTTCAGGCTTATGCTGAATTTGGAGAATGAAGCGGCGCTTGAGGATTTTGTCGCAGACTATCTTGGTCCGCTGATTGAATATGAACGGGTGAAGGGTGGAGATCTTCTTCATACGCTGAAAGTGTATTTGGATAATGACGGCTCCAAGCAGGCCACATCTCAGGAACTTTTCATAGTCAGACAAACGATCTATCACAGGCTGGAAAAAATCAAGGAACTGCTTGGCGAAGATTTCATGCTGCCGGAAAAAAGACTTTCGATTGAAGTGGCCCTAAGAGCATATCTGCTTCTTCACCGCGAAACACAGAGCTGA
- the ald gene encoding alanine dehydrogenase, producing the protein MMIGVPKEIKNNENRVALTPAGVQAFINAGHQVMVEKNAGAGSGFDDDSYRASGAQILDHAEDVWSRADMILKVKEPLPEEYRYFRENLILFTYLHLAAAGNLVYELMDKKVSGIAYETIQLKDGSLPLLTPMSEVAGRMSVQIGAHFLERAQGGQGILLGGVPGVQPAHVTIIGGGIVGTNAATMAAGLRAKVTILDNSAKRLRELDDMFGGRAEILMSNEYNIERSVASADLLIGAVLIPGAKAPRLVSESMVKQMKPGSVIVDVAVDQGGCIETVDRVTSHSEPTYEKHGVLHYSVPNMPGAVPRTSTFALTNVTLPYALQLANKGLMNAIEENEALRAGVNVMDGKIIHPAVGSAFQMQTHSVA; encoded by the coding sequence ATGATGATCGGCGTACCCAAGGAAATCAAGAACAACGAAAACCGTGTTGCCCTGACCCCTGCGGGCGTTCAAGCGTTTATCAATGCGGGGCACCAGGTGATGGTTGAAAAAAATGCAGGCGCAGGCAGCGGCTTTGACGACGACAGCTACCGCGCATCGGGCGCACAAATCCTCGATCATGCCGAAGACGTATGGAGCCGCGCGGACATGATTCTCAAAGTGAAGGAGCCGCTTCCGGAGGAATACCGGTATTTCCGCGAGAATCTCATTCTCTTTACCTACCTTCACCTCGCCGCGGCCGGCAATCTGGTTTATGAGCTGATGGACAAAAAGGTCTCCGGCATCGCTTATGAAACCATCCAATTAAAGGACGGCTCGCTGCCGCTGTTGACGCCCATGAGCGAAGTCGCCGGCAGAATGTCCGTGCAGATCGGCGCCCACTTTCTCGAAAGGGCGCAGGGCGGGCAAGGCATCCTGCTCGGCGGCGTTCCGGGGGTCCAACCGGCTCACGTCACCATCATCGGGGGCGGAATCGTCGGCACCAACGCCGCGACAATGGCTGCCGGCCTGAGAGCCAAGGTCACCATCCTGGACAACAGCGCAAAGCGTCTCCGCGAGCTTGACGATATGTTCGGCGGGCGCGCGGAAATCCTGATGTCCAACGAATACAACATCGAACGGTCGGTTGCCTCCGCGGACCTGCTGATCGGAGCGGTGCTGATTCCCGGAGCGAAAGCTCCGCGTCTGGTGTCGGAAAGCATGGTGAAGCAGATGAAACCGGGCTCGGTGATCGTCGATGTCGCCGTTGATCAGGGGGGCTGCATTGAAACGGTGGACAGAGTCACCTCGCATTCCGAGCCGACCTATGAAAAACACGGTGTTCTGCACTATTCCGTACCGAACATGCCGGGAGCGGTGCCGCGGACTTCAACCTTCGCGCTGACCAATGTGACGCTTCCTTACGCCCTGCAGCTGGCAAACAAAGGATTGATGAACGCGATTGAAGAAAACGAAGCGCTTCGTGCCGGAGTCAATGTCATGGACGGTAAAATCATTCACCCCGCAGTGGGCAGCGCCTTCCAGATGCAAACCCATTCGGTCGCCTGA
- the speB gene encoding agmatinase, protein MNKPKYGPPHHSASPRYTGLRTYMKLPNVNDPHELNDADIAIVGLPFDTAASYRSGARFGPAGIREISMLLRPANAFHKINPFDYCSVIDFGDLPLIPGHIHDSYDVMKEAYRQFAKHNVVPIGLGGDHSVTLGELRGLAEVYGPLSLVHFDAHGDTWDNYWGKKYTHGTPFRRAAEEQIIDPNSSIQIGLRGTVYSPDDMDAAKEMGFQILTAEEARELAPKQLSEAIRSRVGNKPVFLTFDIDFFDPAYAPGTGTPEPGGFTSVEGLSFVRHLPLVNYVGFDLVEVLPALDQSEITAQLGAAIVYEFITIMALKNRDGKT, encoded by the coding sequence ATGAACAAGCCAAAGTATGGACCGCCGCACCATAGCGCAAGCCCCCGCTATACGGGGCTTAGAACGTATATGAAGCTGCCGAATGTAAACGATCCGCATGAGTTAAATGATGCGGATATCGCAATTGTCGGCCTGCCGTTTGATACTGCGGCGAGCTATCGTTCAGGAGCCAGATTCGGTCCCGCCGGCATTAGGGAAATATCGATGTTGTTAAGACCAGCCAACGCATTCCATAAAATAAATCCATTTGATTATTGCTCGGTAATTGATTTTGGAGACCTGCCGCTCATCCCCGGACACATTCATGATTCGTACGATGTTATGAAAGAGGCCTATCGACAATTTGCCAAACATAACGTTGTTCCGATCGGGCTCGGCGGCGATCATTCCGTAACTCTGGGCGAACTGAGGGGATTGGCGGAAGTTTACGGTCCTCTGAGCCTCGTGCATTTCGATGCTCACGGCGATACTTGGGATAACTACTGGGGCAAAAAATACACGCATGGCACTCCTTTTAGACGCGCGGCTGAAGAGCAAATCATCGATCCGAACAGTTCCATTCAAATCGGATTGCGAGGCACCGTATACAGTCCTGATGACATGGATGCGGCAAAGGAAATGGGATTTCAGATATTAACAGCCGAAGAGGCCCGCGAGTTGGCGCCCAAGCAATTAAGTGAAGCAATCCGATCCAGGGTGGGCAATAAACCCGTATTTCTGACCTTTGATATCGATTTCTTTGATCCCGCCTACGCGCCGGGCACGGGAACTCCGGAGCCGGGCGGATTTACCAGCGTTGAAGGTCTAAGCTTTGTGAGACACCTTCCGCTTGTAAATTACGTCGGTTTTGACTTGGTTGAAGTTTTGCCCGCTTTGGATCAATCGGAAATCACAGCGCAGCTTGGAGCCGCTATTGTCTATGAATTCATAACCATAATGGCATTGAAAAATCGGGATGGTAAAACATGA